In Capsicum annuum cultivar UCD-10X-F1 chromosome 7, UCD10Xv1.1, whole genome shotgun sequence, one genomic interval encodes:
- the LOC107852019 gene encoding VQ motif-containing protein 10, which yields MSNVGGSVPVKVVIINTQYIETDASSFKSVVQRLTGKNSTVSVEDTECLHPPPPRPPVAASYNGSCHDSGSNYWEGRNACSGGSSLERLKSFNEIDKLFKELPPLDDLLRVYADELQQQHTQYNSVGGVWR from the coding sequence atgtcgAATGTTGGAGGATCAGTTCCAGTAAAGGTAGTGATAATCAACACACAATACATAGAGACGGACGCTAGTAGTTTCAAATCGGTCGTCCAGAGACTGACCGGTAAGAATTCTACAGTGTCGGTGGAGGACACAGAGTGTCTGCATCCTCCACCGCCTAGACCACCCGTGGCAGCTTCCTATAACGGGAGCTGCCACGATAGTGGTAGTAATTATTGGGAAGGTCGAAATGCTTGTAGTGGAGGTTCGAGTTTGGAGAGGTTGAAGTCGTTTAATGAAATTGACAAGCTGTTCAAAGAGTTGCCTCCTTTGGATGACCTTCTTAGGGTTTATGCTGACGAATTACAACAGCAACATACTCAGTATAATTCTGTTGGCGGGGTCTGGAGATGA
- the LOC107852035 gene encoding polyadenylate-binding protein-interacting protein 9, translating into MAAETAVIESGSAAGTKSESLNSEQQNVNSESVVVVNSEVKDYKDVAKSEYKMEDIVNMLKKLKLNPQAKEFVPSYCYSSNNNNYHGDQMLLNNFMMPVMKIVGGTDDSRNNGKRGNSCNQGRRRMNNRALRAQREDSIRRTVYVSDIDHNITEERLAALFSAYGQVVDCRVCGDPHSRLRFAFVEFADEYSAGASLNLCGTLVGFSPLKVLPSKTAILPVNPTFLPRSEDEREMCARTVYCTNIDKKVSQADVKNFFETRCGEVSRLRLLGDQVHSTRIAFVEFVMAESAIVALDCCGQILGSQPIRVSPSKTPVRPRVPRSMMH; encoded by the exons ATGGCTGCGGAGACAGCAGTGATTGAGTCGGGTTCGGCTGCTGGTACCAAATCTGAGTCGTTGAATTCGGAACAACAAAATGTGAATTCTGAATCTGTAGTTGTTGTTAACAGTGAGGTGAAGGATTATAAGGATGTtgcaaaatctgaatataaaatGGAAGATATAGTTAACATGTTGAAGAAACTCAAGTTGAATCCACAGGCAAAAGAGTTTGTTCCTTCTTATTgttatagtagtaataataataattatcatggTGATCAAATGCTTTTGAACAACTTTATGATGCCTGTTATGAAGATTGTTGGTGGTACTGATGATTCTCGCAATAATGGAAAG AGAGGTAACAGCTGTAACCAGGGCAGAAGAAGAATGAACAATAGAGCTTTAAGGGCTCAAAGAGAAGATAGCATTAGGAGAACAGTATATGTTTCTGACATCGATCACAAT ATAACGGAAGAGCGTCTTGCTGCATTATTTAGCGCTTATGGACAA GTTGTTGACTGCAGAGTTTGTGGTGATCCCCACTCTCGCCTTCGCTTTGCCTTTGTGGAATTCGCCGATGAAT ATTCAGCAGGAGCATCACTTAATCTTTGTGGGACACTAGTAGGCTTCTCCCCTCTGAAGGTCCTTCCATCAAAAACTGCTATTCTACCTGTGAATCCTACATTCCTTCCTAGG TCTGAGGATGAGCGTGAGATGTGTGCCAGGACAGTCTACTGCACAAATATTGATAAGAAG GTTTCGCAAGCTGATGTCAAGAATTTCTTTGAAACAAGATGTGGTGAG GTGTCTCGCCTTAGGCTTTTGGGGGATCAAGTGCATTCTACCCGTATTGCTTTTGTTGAATTTGTTATG GCTGAGAGTGCAATTGTGGCATTGGACTGTTGTGGACAGATTTTGGGATCCCAACCCATCAG GGTGAGTCCTTCAAAGACACCTGTGAGGCCACGAGTTCCTCGTTCCATGATGCATTAG
- the LOC107852029 gene encoding E3 ubiquitin-protein ligase DA2L, with the protein MGNKLGRRKQVVDEKYTRPQGLYQHKDVDIKKLRKLILDSKLAPCYPGDDDCPGAELEECPICFLYYPSLNRSRCCMKGICTECFLQMKTPNSTRPTQCPFCKTSNYAVEYRGVKTKEEKGIEQIEEQRVIEAKIRMRQQELQDEEEKMHKRKELSSSSSIAGPSEIEYCSTAAPAFASAVESGEIVTSQETCAAPTIRQPPRMRQNREDDFDLDLEDIMVMEAIWLSIQENGRNRSMDYSDVGPSEQYTEEDHRCVPTVNAPAASGSSSSPSGGLACAIAALAERQQMSGDSSSYSQNISSYNEHLARDRFSSREELENDDDYHPHTEGTMHVAPESQLQIPREDGEWADHGSMVAEVGTSYAVSDEMEDDASFPLQGEMVSDLQPTTSSIVPENFEEQMMLAMAVSLAEASARSSPPGVAWH; encoded by the exons ATGGGTAATAAGTTGGGAAGGAGGAAGCAAGTGGTGGATGAGAAGTACACTAGGCCTCAAGGGTTGTACCAACACAAAGATGTGGATATCAAGAAGCTTAGAAAACTCATTCTTGATTCAAAGCTTGCACCTTGTTACCCTGGTGATGATGATTGTCCTGGTGCTGAGCTTGAGGAATGCCCCATTTGCTTCTTG TACTATCCAAGTTTAAACCGTTCAAGATGTTGCATGAAAGGCATTTGTACAG AGTGTTTTTTGCAGATGAAGACTCCCAATTCAACCCGTCCAACACA ATGCCCGTTTTGTAAAACTTCAAACTATGCGGTGGAATATCGTGGGGTAAAAACAAAGGAAGAAAAAGGGATAGAGCAGATT GAGGAACAACGAGTTATAGAAGCCAAAATAAGAATGAGACAGCAGGAGCTGcaggatgaagaagagaaaatgCATAAACGGAAAGAGCTTAGTTCTTCCAGTAGTATTGCTGGTCCAAGTGAGATTGAGTATTGCTCTACAGCAG CCCCAGCTTTTGCTTCTGCTGTAGAAAGTGGAGAAATCGTTACTTCTCAAGAGACATGTGCAGCTCCAACAATTAGACAACCTCCACGCATGAGACAGAATAG GGAGGATGATTTTGACTTGGATCTTGAGGATATCATGGTTATGGAAGCCATATGGTTATCCATACAG GAGAATGGCAGAAATCGAAGTATGGACTATAGTGATGTCGGTCCATCAGAACAATATACAGAAGAAGATCATCGATGTGTCCCAACAgtcaatgccccagcagcttcaGGCTCATCTTCCTCTCCTTCTGGTGGTCTGGCTTGTGCAATTGCAGCCCTTGCTGAGCGCCAGCAAATGAGTGGAGATTCCAGTAGCTACAGTCAGAACATTTCATCGTATAATGAGCATCTCGCACGCGATAGGTTTTCCAGTAGGGAGGAGCTAGAGAATGATGATGATTACCACCCTCATACTGAGGGCACCATGCATGTTGCACCGGAAAGCCAGTTGCAAATACCAAGGGAGGACGGTGAATGGGCTGATCATGGTTCCATGGTAGCCGAAGTTGGAACTAGTTATGCAGTCTCTGACGAAATGGAAGATGATGCTTCATTCCCTCTGCAGGGTGAAATGGTAAGCGATCTTCAACCCACCACCAGTTCAATAGTTCCTGAGAATTTTGAAGAACAGATGATGTTAGCCATGGCTGTTTCACTGGCCGAGGCAAGTGCACGGTCTAGTCCACCTGGGGTGGCCTGGCACTAG